TAAAGATTTGATTGCATAATATTATCAGACAAAACCTTTATAACAGATGAAACACAAATCCAGAATTAATACTAGAAGTTCACTTCCATAAGATCAACAGCTTACCACAGGCTTGATGCAAAGAAGGCACTTATTGGGATCACACATGTCGCATATctgcaaacaaaaaagaaaagcccTCCTCAAGGAGACGAAACTTCGCATGAAATAGAAACAGATGTGCTTGCAGAAGTCTTACATTTCAAATGTCATCTTGACAGGTGATACAACCTGCAATTAGATGGATACTCGAACTATGTCAACACAAAGGCCAAGCAGAAGACAACTTGcatataaatgaaaaacataacCAAAAGACTTCACAAGGCAGGACAACACAGCAAAGAGGGTAAAAAATATATCGTATCGTAAAACTGTCCAACACGAAGGTTTGTTTATGAGGCCAAAAATTAACAATGCGTGCGGGGGTGGTCATAAAGAAATGACATCAAGAACGAAATTTGCTCCTTATGCACACGCATAGTGGCAGAGCTAGGATTTTGttaccgggggggggggggcggcttaatagacatattttttatcggaacgtataattattatatcataaggttttGCTGTTCagttcattacatttgtacattgaattgattctttaggctatttcaactgtcacgtgcttattttttatttatgaaaaaaattgagaaatgagaaggtaaaataaccaattttttatcaaatcgaagcaaaattattaagattataagtaactatacacgaataattatcaataatattttaaatcaagtatatataaaataaaaaatttaaaactcgaACGCTCGGGAAGCCGGGGCCCCTACACACCTCCGCCCCTGCACACGCAGACTAAAAACCTTTCAAAACTTCATAGAAGAACATCATGCACAATCTTGAAATGGTAACATTTGAACTCATATCATATTGCTATGATCAACGACAGTATGTCTGGCTCTCTAGATTCTTTCTTTAACTAGGTGCATTTTTAGGTCTACAATGAATCAAATCCTTGACATACCTCTCTCCACCTTATACTACACTTACCAGCAATGGAGCTTAGCTCATCagtttttggctaaaatttatTAGATTTCTAAGTGAGATAAATTATGTGCTCATGTTCAGAGATGTTTATCCTCTGAAAAGAGGGGGGAAAGCTGTAATGGAAGTTATTTCAAATAAGAAAGGATTCAGCATCCATAAGGTCATACCTTCAAAACCCGGACAAGAAAGAATGCCACCATGCCAGAAAATCCCATGTGAATCATCGTGAGTGTTATTGGAAACGGAAAGTTGAAGTACTTGGGAGAAAGGACCCACTGCAAatgagggaaaaagaaaatatgtatCTACTTAGACAGACAGTTAATGTTGCAGTGATAACTTCTAAAATATGTATCTCAGCACGATATCAATATAAATAGGctatttaagagagagaaatggcagAAGTAGCTACAGGAAACCAAAGCCAGTAGATATTTACCCCTAATGTGACCACAGACCGGGTAAGAATAGCTCGTTAGCTTGCATTTAAGGGCAATGACAGCAAGCTTGGAAAGATAGTGCACTACCTATCGAAAATGCAAGGTTCAGGCTTGATTAAATATCCACCCTAACCAAATGTATTTTTGGGCTCAAGTGCCTCACAACTTCTCAATGTTCTCATTGTTTCATTTTGGCTGACAAATTATACTTTATTCACAAGGGAGATGATCCACCTTTATGTTACACTCAATGCCCTCGTCAAGTTGCTAATTACTAACCACCTGTCAGTAGTTGAGTAATCCCACATTCATATTGTCTCCATCCATATTTGTAACCTACATAACACGATTGTTTGGTCTTTCGTACTGTAATATCAGTTGTCCACCATTCCATATGTTCGCACGATATACTGAATTTAAATGAACATATAAAACACCTGTATACAGAAATACCATCCAAGAATAGTTCTCCCAATGATATATGACACACCTGTGTAGCTGCATTTGTATCATAACTTCAGGAAAGTAACCTTTCAAAACCAAAACTCGAAAATGTGATTATAAAGCCACATGATACCAATATTAGATATCAGATAACGGGTTCTCCAAATGATGCAAGAGACGCCTGTTAATGTATTTGTATCATCCTTTAGGGGGAAATTTGGTAAACAAAGTAACACTAAAACCCATATGAGACAGAGAAGGTCAATAGGACCACTTGAGTTGACTGATTACCATTGCAAAGTCATAAATTTAACAGGATTAACGAACTTTCAAACAGGAAGAACTAAGAAGTGTAAAATCACATTATGATATAAAATTGCTCATGAGATCTTACCTTGTTGTACAAAATAACTCCTGATGAAAGCAGTATGTAAACTAGAAGGTAGAGATAGGTCAACAAAAGCTGCCTGTTGATCATCTTATCTGCTTTGTATTCCTCTTGACACCTCTCTTCTTGTCAATTAACACCTTTCAAGCTTACTAAAAATCAAGCACCTCACTTGAAACCAGAAACCATACAACTCCGCAAAAGTTTTCCCAGATATAAAGAGCATGCATTCTTCCGCTTAAGCTATTATCATCAATATGCCAAATACCAGAACAAAAATTGCTGCTGTAATTGCAACATTGACGTTGCTACGACCTGGAAAAGATTGAATATATAGAACAAATTGCCTAGTCATAGTTGAAGAAGAAGCAACTTCGTAACATGCAGATACAAGGGAAAGCAAAACAACAAGCAATTTGTAAAGCATCTAGAGTAATATAAAAAACCCTACAGCAAAGTAGTTAAATGAGCAATAAGTATCATGTGGCATAAACAAGTTTTCAAGTGCTAGCATAACTTCATGGTTGAGAGTCCAAAGATAATTCTCAGTTTGACAGAAGATGCCAAGTCCAAAATTTTAGAAGTCTAGAAATGATTCAAAACACCTTTTGTATGCCGAAATATGTGGAGGATTCGATCAACTATTAGAAAATCCTTGTACCTTTTTGCATGATAATCTAGGTCATGTATTAAAAGGGAGTCATTAATCTATTTTCTGCCCCTATCAAAGGTTTCTTTGGGATTTCCGTATTCCTAAAGGCAAGAACTCTACCCATCTTCTGATAATTtctctaaacaaaaaaaacaaaaagaaccataaTAAATCTTTAGAAATCAATCACTCCTGCACTGCTTTCCATCTAGTAGTAGCTTACAACCCATCCTAGCCAGTCACAAAAGTATCACTTTCAAATTCAACTCCAAAAACCGTAGCAAAGGTTTATTCTAAATAGCATTTTTGTCTGCTAATAAAGTAGTGTATTCTACAGCCGAAGGGACATATCTGCTGCTTTTATCTTTTCACCATGGAAGCTTTTGAATATAATGACCTCAAAAGGGGCAAGTAGCTTATAACATGACCTTGCACTGGTGAATCCATCTGTCACAAGAGGGCTGTATCTCTCCACCCATCTGCCTAAGCCTGGCAAACCTCCTCTTAATAAGGGCCATTGCCCCATTCCAACTAATCACTCATCTCATTAACAATGTTTTCACATGAGAGCCTCTGCCTCGCATACATAGAAACAAATGAGGACCAATGTGAAGCTCGTTGTCTCCTCCACAGCAAACTTTCCAACCTCCAGCTCAAAAGTTGGTGTTTACCTTTCTTCTcatccttccaaaatctgaaacCACCCTAAGGTCTTACTTAGATGTACAAAATCAGAAGTTGCCAACTAACCAAGCAGATGATGCCTCCATCTCCAAGTAACTGTTACGCAATGACAAGATAGGATGGGGTTTCCACCTCCAGTGCCATAAAAGGTACAAGCAAACAGGACCTACTTCCCGTTGCACAACATGTCCCCTAGATgtcaaaaaccaaaacagtaTTTGAGAGAGTGTCTCTCAAtccctttattttttgataaaggaaaaagataacCATTCAGATGACCATACAATTGTAGGTATTGTCACTACAAAATTCAGGGAAACTTTCCTCTCTAAGTGGTTGAATGGAGTCGATATTTCTTTTTGTTCCTACCAGCTATCGATACGATACGGATACCCGAAAAATCTCTTTTTCCAAATTAAACCCAACCTTCATATCTGAAACGCACACCTCTACTTCCTTCACTCCAATGAAACCCCAATTTTCTGGCATAAACTTTACCACCTTCGTGAAAGAATTATGGCTCATTAggagttggaacttggaagcaCAGGGGTGACTGATTATCTATCCTCTTGCGTCTTGGAGGCTataacagaaaaaataaaagaaatacgaGGTTCAGTATACTGAGAGGCTTCAGTTCTTTAACTCTTACTATTGAATCTGTTCCATAGTTTGGAGTGCAGTCATTCCCTCCCCACACACCCAACcgcccccccaccccccccccccccccccccccgaactTGATCTAGTTGAGAAGTACATTTATACATCATGTTACATCACTAGTATACGTTTCTGTTTGTCTTTACATATAACTACTAGGAGACCAATCCAATGGCAGCCGACTCAaatggggaggagagagagagagagatgaaaattGGCTTATGATAATCAAGTCCAACAGGATATGGTAGAATGCAATGGCACATCAATTAGGTTATGATAATAAAGTCCAATGATGAAACAATCAAATCTCAAACATCAAGCCTCACGCTGATAGTCTGGAtctgaaaatgcatatatagCGCAGACGGTTGCACAATAACACCGAAGATGTACCACAAAAAAATACCACTACAGTAAATAAGATAGAGGGGGAACAAATGCACAGACCATGAGGAGTTGAGCTACAATCAGAATGATGGAACACTGATACTAGTAGTTATTACCTCGAGAGGGGGCGGAAAACCTGATCCGAGACTCCTCTAAAGATCCCTATAGTTTGCAGACACAGATCGCAGTGGTGTTGAGATTAGCGAAGTCGTAGATTTTGTCTCGAACGGGAAGTAAAAGGTCGACAATCACATGGGCATCACGGCTTTTTAGCCAATCCAATTATAATTAATGGAACTGAATAGCATGCGCACATAGAGGCAGTGGATGTGGAACCCTAGATTTGCAGTTGTCGAGAATCAAAAATATTAGAAGTGCTGTGCAAAGAAGGTATGGTTTCCTTCGGAGACTTCGACGAGACTGGCCGCAGGCGCGcagataagagagagagagagagagagaattgccgGAGGAAGCCGTGATTTTTCTATATTCAGAATTAGGCAAATTTCCGAGTTTACCGAACTAGGAGCAGAgctgggcaacagacacgagacacgataacacgacacgaaccgaacacgaagttagcgggttagggttgaacatttttgacacgaaatacgaaaatgacacgactcgagaacacgaattctaaatgggtcggggtcgggttgaatacgcgagacacgaaattgacacgaccaacacggttaTGAATCTGCGTCACCCATTTTcacgaacatatatacataatatatggtatatctgcaaTTCTAAATAGAGTtaggcaacagacacgataacacgacacgaaccagacacgaagttaacgggttagggttgagcatttctgacacgaaacacgaaaatgaaacgactcgagaaacacgaattctaaatgggttgggttagggttgggtgatttatgacacgaacccgactgacacgacacgaacacgacccgacacgacctgttacccaggtctaacTAGGAGTAGccgataaataaaaaaaactaggagtagcagataaaaaaaaaaaactaggagtAGAAAATTAAACTACTCCTAAATAATTGGAAATAGTGCAattctcatttctcttcttGTTGCTAACAACCATATGTTGGGCACAGCCCATGAATGCATGTGTGAATACATTCATGTGCAAGTGGggagtgagtttttttttttttttttacgacatTGTACTGTAGAAGATATTTCGACACCCGAATAATCCACATTTTACTCTCTGTCTTAACTGGTACtcattatttatattatatattatattatatagtaGAAAAAGTAGTTgtaaaagtttgttttctattgAAGTAATATTGGAAATCACTTTTGGACACAACTTCAAATTTTTGGACATAACTTCAGTATTAGAACATGTTACTGGGTGAATGTTGATGTCTTTGATTCCAGTCTGTTGACAAACCATATGTTTGATACCAAACACACGGCGCATTAAAAGTTACTCCTACAGTATTGAAATTGAGCTCCGGTAGAGTAAATATGAAATTATCTAATAGTTTGGGAAAAATAATCTTTTACTTTTAGTAAATTTTTCTGAAATgattttgtgaaaaatatttGACTTTTCTGTTCATCTCAACGCAAATGTTAAAGAAAGTAATTACCCAAAACACATATTAAATAAAAGTAAGACTTCGAGCCtcaaagaaaattataaagtaCTGACAAAAAATCAAGTCTTATTTATTTTGACTTATATTCGTCTCTAGTAAATTTCTTTGAACTCTTGgctattgtttcttttttcaacaTTTGTGTTAAGACAAattgaaaagataaaaagattaACTAAAAACTCATActagaagtttaaaaaaattaaagtgaaTGGACTTTAATTTAGGgaagtgattttgacactccactttgtcttctttttttttcctatttgaaATTACAACAATACCCTTCTATGTGTGAGGAAGTGGATGaacattaacaaaataaaaggtaATTTGGTGATTTCAAatagaataaagacaaaaagtggTGTGTCAATAACTAAATGTAGTGTGCCAAAATCACTTGCCTTAATTTAAGTCTACAAAAAATATCTACTCAATCAGTGAGCCTTCCTGGAAAAGTTCTGCCCACGCACAATTGGGTGACGTGCGCATGACAAAGATGTAAAATGATACGTACACTCCTACCAACCATACCTCTCTCACATATGTGTGGGCCTCACATTTAATTGGTGATGAGCCCCACACATACATAAGAGGTGCGGTCGGAAAGtggttgatagaagtattcgtgaACTTATTGCGAGCAAATATACGTCATATTTGGTTGGCTTTTTCTAATTTCCGGTGTAGTTTCACGGTTCTTCATTCTTATCATGTCCGTTATATACCTGTTTCTGATGAAGGGgcgaaaaaggaaaagaaaacactagCAGCAGATTGCCAGATGAGTTTATTGAGTCATTGACTTTGATTTCATAACTAAAATCAACGAATGGATTCTACTTTTCAGCATTCGGAACTAAAATCAGCTGTTGGATGCTAGTATTTATTTTCCTCTCCCCGAGATAATCAGGTTGATAAAAAACACAAGAGACCACATGAAGTCGAGTCATGAACACCGAGCAAATATGATGAAAGAAAGATTCAAACATTATAAACAAATCAAATATTATACGTGAATAATGAAAGCACACCATCTACAAAAGCACCATCTCTGAAACAATTtgagagaaggagagaagaaATTATCGAGCTTGGTAGTATAATAGGAGCAGGTAAAGTCTTCCAGGCTAGCAATTGAATGAGGGGAGACTTTGACAAAACAAGGCTCACGTATGAGCTGTTTCACCAGCAGGTCCTGGCCTTGTATGTAAAAGAGGCTGGAGGGCTTTTACCACAATGCTCATGTTTGGCCTGAAATCGGCTTCATACTGTACGCACAATGCAGCCACAGCAGCCATCTGTATCCAACACAACCAAACGGCAGATCAGGAAACAGTCAATTTCAAATGTCACTGTCTTGTTCCCAAGCCAGTCATTCCGGAACcacatctatctctctctctctctctctctctctctctctctctctctctctctctccaaattaaGACATAAATAAGCAGAGATACATACGGATATACCTTTACAAAGGTATATGCAAATGTTTGTCACAAATCTTCCAATCCCCGGAAAAATCACTCTGTTAGATCAAACACGCTTGTGTGTTTACCATCATGCAATACAATTTAAAGGGTGTATACACTGTTGGGTGTTTCCCGGCACAGGGCTTAACAGCGAAGTGAGATCCAGGCGACTGGTGAGGCTCACTGAGTGTTGTGGTTCGAGGTTTGCCGGGCTCCGTGATTATTCCGTCCTCTGTGTCTCTGGTGGCTGCTGTTGTTTCCTTTTCGGTTCCTATCTGGAACTGACCAGTGTATTTGGAGGGTTCTCCTGCTGGTTCTGGACGTAGTGATGTTTGCTAGTTGGTGGCTGTGGAGGAGGCATGGCAGCTTTGGTCTCAGCGTCCGGTGGATCGTCGGATGGCAGGTGGTTTGGGCACGAGGCGGCGGTGGCTGGAATGTGGCTAGGGTTTGGGGTTTTAGGTCTTTTAGGGTTGGGCTAGACCCAATAGGTGTGTGGGCTTGGCCCAATTGGTGTTACCTTGGTTGGCAGCTTGCCAATctcagttctctctctttttggtctTGGATTGCCATAGGATTGTTCTTGGGCTTTGTTTAGGGATGTGATGCCGTTAATCCTTGTTCCTTTTAGTCTTCGTAATGTTTATTCAAGgattaataaaaatttctttgcctttcaaaaaaaaaaaattcaatttaaagggaaaagggggagagagaaaaaaactcGTCTTAGGCCCTCTGAATGTATTGCAGCTTTGTATGTGTGATGTacgatgaaaaaataataaaacacacaaagaaTATGATGACAGCAGATGGCAGAACGAGTAATTGCACTCCACCTGTTATTGCTTGTCATTTAACACTAAATATATTCAAGTGAAAAGGTGCTTTAACAATGTCCCAATGCCCCTTTCAACTAGCAAACAGAAACAAATGCATGCACACACTCGGACAAACAATGCATAGAATATGATTTTTACCTTTGCAACTGCTTTGGGAGGGTAATCTCCCCCCAGTCTTGCATCAACACACTGCCTGACTTTGTCTTCACTAAGTTTTGGTGTAGCCTATAATGAATTCAAAATCAACATAATCATCTTTGGCATAAAGGCAAAGAAAATCTCTTTTGAAATAGGAAAATAATCACAGAAACGGAGAAAAGCAGCAAAGTATAGTACCCATGTCACAAGACTCTGTTGTCCACGTGGTAACGTATGATCAACTGGTTTGCGCCCAGTCAGGAGCTCAAGCAGGACAACGCCAAAGCTATAGACATCACTCTTTGCATTCAGCTGTCCAGTCATTGCATATCTTGAAAATAACAAGGCATGCATTAACAAATCAAATATTTACACACATAGCCTTTAGAATTAGTAGTTTCCATTTATTGCCAAGGTAACAGGAGAAGAGAAAACGAAAACTTGAATACAATGCCCATACTCACCATCAGGGCCTAGTTGTGAAGTTAAAAGTTTTTAAGTATCACTAGTCTTAAATTTTTAAGTTCATGGCAGAAACTCTCTCTTACAGCCTTACATAGCCAGCTTGAAAATAGTTACTCTAGCATATGTCTGGCATTGTGAGGGCAAGCCTCAAGCAAAAAAattaggggtgttcaagaaaaccgtcCGAACCGTAAAACTGGTTCCGATCTGGACCGAACCATCCTATTTGGTCCGGTTCTGCAGTTCTACGGTCaagttatggttccaaaaaaataagaaccgttaattttggttcggttactggttctcaattaatgaaccgtggttagaaccgaatcggaccgtttaaaactaagataaatatatatatacatatgtgtgtataattaaatatgtatttgaatttggtaggttaatgttttctttgctaaacttaatttatttagagatgaaatttcatttattaggaaagcttttattttcttccttcctttcctattccagcagattatcttcctatttttttaattttatgagttcatattttgtaaataagtgtttggatgcttattggatagaaccggaaccgaaccaaaaccaaaccggtcttgtggtttggttctggttaggtttcatgcatatattggttaggttttggttcccaattttctagaaccgtttaaaatggtccggttactgattttctagagaaccggaccgtgtacacccctaaAAAAATCATATGAATGTGTATGCACAACGAGCTTACTCGGGAGCATGGTAACCAAAAGTTCCAAGAACACGAGTTGAATGAAGACGTGCTGCCATGTCAGGTGCTTGATTTGATAAATCAAAATCAGCAATCTTAGCGACATCATCATCAAAGAGTAGAACATTGCTTGATTTGATGTCCCGATGGATGATGTGAGGTTCTGCCTTCTCATGCAAATATTCAAGCCCTTTAGCAGCCCCTACAGCAATTTTTACACGTTGTGACCATGACAGAACAGGACCAGGTTGTGCTCCTTTGACTCCTTTCCTTCCTGGATGGGAAAAGTAAAACCTGAAAGGTTACTCATTGGAAAACAATAAAGACCATATTATCCCGATTAAGAAAACTAATGAAACATTTATACTTCTGCATTAGGGTTCTGAACCATCAGTAGCTAGTGAGCTGCTGACTAATGAACAAAAAAACTTAGCCTCAACCTAAGATGAGCTGCTATCAAAGCATTCCACTCGATTATTCTTGATccattccacacaaaagaaaACAGGCTAGGAACAATATATGGTAAATCGTAGCTTACGCAGTTTACTTTTTGCCAAAGTGCACATTAAGGCTACTCAACGAGGAGGAACAaaagcattttaaaaaaaactaggaGGAACAaaagcatttaaaaaaaaaaactaggaggAACAAATGCACCACAAGGGAAGTAATGTTATACAACTGATATGCGATACACGTACCATACGCCTTTCCTTCTGGATGgggaaaagtaaaaactgaAAGGTTACTCATTGACAAATGATAAAAACTACAATTTCCacatcaagaaaataaaagcaaacATTTGCACTTCTGCACCAGTGGTCTGAACCATCAGTGCCTTGTGAGATAGTCTACACCAGGGCTTGCTGCTGACTAATGAAAGAAAAAACTTAGCCTCGACCTAAGATGAGGTGCTTGTGAATTTAGTATTTAGCTTTTATCGTCATTTATCTATCATGTTAAGGGTAGTCTAGTATTTCGGCTTTATTAGGGTTTGTTTAATGTTGTTAGGGTTAACATatattttctctctatctctttccctTGTATGAAAATCTTTTGCAATTCAATTACTttttgcttctctctctatGATCTATCTTTGTATCAGAGCCCAAATTGCGAGAGGTCTTGGGTTTAAGTCTCTCTGTTTGCATTATGTTTCTCCCTTTT
The sequence above is a segment of the Rhododendron vialii isolate Sample 1 chromosome 13a, ASM3025357v1 genome. Coding sequences within it:
- the LOC131312912 gene encoding pto-interacting protein 1-like, coding for MGCFGCCEDDDFNRPTDGGGAYTVKNSAGNNGGYQMTEATSKGAQTVKVQPIDVPAISVDEIKEVTDNFGTNSLIGEGSYGRVYYGVLTNGRHAAIKKLDSSKQPDEEFLAQVSMVSRLKHENFVELLGYCVDGNQRVLAYEFASNGSLHDILHGRKGVKGAQPGPVLSWSQRVKIAVGAAKGLEYLHEKAEPHIIHRDIKSSNVLLFDDDVAKIADFDLSNQAPDMAARLHSTRVLGTFGYHAPEYAMTGQLNAKSDVYSFGVVLLELLTGRKPVDHTLPRGQQSLVTWATPKLSEDKVRQCVDARLGGDYPPKAVAKMAAVAALCVQYEADFRPNMSIVVKALQPLLHTRPGPAGETAHT